A window of Pedobacter lusitanus contains these coding sequences:
- a CDS encoding ABC transporter ATP-binding protein codes for MNYNLNSLPEGESKSSTWSGVKSLLKLVEQERKTLIIALCAVLMNAFLNLLGPFLIGHTIDKYILTKQYHGVLVFSGILLTMYVTAFVCSYFQTKLMGGLGQRIIFELRNAIFNKIQQLPLAFFNENKAGDLISRVNNDTDKLSQFFSQALMQFISNIVIMTGAGIFLLIINPELGLAALVPAVFILIFTKLISPWIKKKNALNLKSTGAMSAEIQESLNNFKVIIAFNRRDYFRKRFDLANQQNYKTAVGAGLANNIFLPVFGLFSSIAQLTVLSFGIYLITQGLFTIGLLVSYLSYATNFYNPLRQLAALWTSFQVALAGWDRISQILSLSNNLVTISYDDTDNPTDAVLEFRNVHFGYPGGYEILHNISFSMERGKTYALVGPTGGGKTTTASLMARLYDPLEGTILLKGKDIRTYSAQERAEKIGFILQEPFLFTGTVRENILYSNALYQKMNNEQFLQILKDARLEGLLTTFDEGLDTAILSAGNSLSIGQKQLIAFMRAVLRKPELLILDEATANIDTITEQLLGQILDNLPKETTLVVIAHRLNTIENADEIFFINSGEVTRAGSFKEAVDRLMSGKRLS; via the coding sequence GGTCAGGAGTGAAGAGTCTGCTGAAACTGGTCGAACAGGAAAGAAAGACATTGATTATTGCACTTTGTGCAGTTCTGATGAATGCTTTTCTGAATCTGTTAGGACCTTTTTTAATTGGACATACCATCGATAAGTATATTCTGACTAAACAATATCATGGTGTTCTTGTATTTTCAGGAATACTTTTAACTATGTACGTAACTGCTTTTGTATGCAGTTATTTCCAGACCAAGTTAATGGGAGGATTGGGGCAGCGGATCATTTTTGAATTGCGTAATGCTATTTTTAATAAGATTCAGCAGCTACCACTTGCATTTTTTAATGAAAATAAAGCTGGAGATCTGATATCCAGGGTAAATAATGATACAGATAAGCTGAGTCAGTTTTTCTCGCAGGCATTAATGCAGTTTATCAGTAATATTGTCATTATGACCGGAGCGGGAATATTTCTGCTGATCATAAATCCTGAACTCGGTTTGGCTGCCCTGGTACCTGCCGTTTTTATCTTGATTTTTACTAAACTAATATCTCCCTGGATAAAGAAAAAGAATGCTTTAAACTTAAAAAGTACAGGCGCTATGAGTGCCGAAATTCAGGAGAGCCTGAATAACTTTAAAGTTATTATTGCTTTTAACAGACGGGATTATTTCAGGAAAAGATTTGATCTGGCTAATCAGCAGAATTATAAAACTGCAGTGGGTGCGGGGTTGGCTAATAATATATTTTTACCTGTATTTGGTCTGTTTTCCTCAATCGCACAATTAACGGTTTTATCTTTTGGTATTTATCTGATCACACAGGGGCTTTTCACAATTGGTTTATTGGTAAGTTATCTTTCCTATGCAACAAATTTTTATAATCCTTTAAGACAGTTAGCCGCTCTGTGGACCAGTTTCCAGGTAGCACTTGCCGGATGGGACAGGATTTCTCAGATTTTGTCACTTAGTAATAATCTGGTAACTATATCTTATGATGATACTGATAATCCGACAGATGCTGTGCTGGAATTCAGAAATGTACATTTCGGTTATCCTGGAGGATATGAAATCCTGCATAATATCAGTTTTTCCATGGAGCGTGGAAAGACTTATGCACTGGTGGGTCCGACTGGTGGGGGTAAGACAACCACTGCTTCCCTGATGGCCCGTTTGTATGATCCGTTGGAGGGAACGATATTGCTGAAAGGTAAAGATATACGAACTTACAGTGCACAGGAACGTGCGGAAAAAATAGGGTTTATCCTGCAGGAACCTTTCCTGTTCACAGGAACAGTCAGGGAAAATATTTTATACAGTAATGCGCTGTATCAGAAGATGAACAATGAGCAGTTTTTGCAGATACTGAAAGATGCCAGACTTGAGGGGCTGCTGACTACTTTTGATGAAGGACTGGATACCGCAATTCTATCTGCTGGAAATAGTTTAAGTATCGGACAAAAACAACTGATTGCATTTATGCGGGCAGTTTTGCGTAAACCAGAATTGCTGATTCTGGACGAGGCAACTGCTAATATAGATACGATCACAGAACAGCTGCTGGGGCAGATTCTGGATAATTTACCAAAGGAAACAACACTGGTAGTAATTGCACACCGGTTAAATACAATTGAAAATGCAGATGAAATCTTCTTCATTAATTCGGGAGAAGTAACCAGAGCAGGATCTTTTAAAGAGGCAGTAGACAGATTGATGAGCGGAAAGAGATTGAGCTGA